The genomic window CCCTGATCTTGACTATGGCCGGTCTGGCCTACAACATCCTGCGTTTCATCGGGCAGTTGGGCCTCGTCGGAGACCGGTCGCCCTTACGCCATCCGGCCAAAAGGCGCCGCATCAAAACGGTCATTCAGGAACAGATGTATCTGGCGGCACGCTTGGTCAGAACCGGCCAGCGTTTAAAAATCGTCTTCAGGCGACATTGTCTCGGCTTTTGAAGCCTTCGGGGCTGTGTACAACCGCCTGGCATGCGGCTAGATCAGCAAACCAGGAAGTTTCATCAACCAAGATAGGTTATCTTAGGGTGAATTATGCCTAAAAAATTCCATAAAACATAATTGCTAAGCAAAGAGCATCAAAGAAGGACTCGAATAGTGAGTGTAGAAGGTTCAGAACACTCACATCTACCGGCGGGCAGACTAATATTAGGCTTATGAGTCTGGAACCGGGCGACTGTTTACTGGAGTCTCACGGATCCAGGTTTTTATTACAAACGAGGTGGTTTTGCAAGAATTTAATCGCGGAGTAAATTTAAAATCACTCTTTGCTTAATGGGGTACAACTATGGACAGTGATATACTAAAAGGAAAATTAATTCTAGTTGTGGATGACGAGCAAGATGTAGTTGATACTGTCACGGAGATTTTAAGTGATTGCATTGTACATCAGGCGAGTGATTTTGACAGCGGGATTCAGTATATTTTAAGTTACACATATGATGTAGTAGTTCTTGATATCATGGGGGTAAATGGCTTCGAACTTTTGAAGGCTGCGGTCAAAAGAGGTTTTCCTACAGTAATGCTCACCGCTCATGCTATTACACCTGAAGCACTAAAAAAATCCATGAAGCTTGGTGCGGTCACCTTTCTTCCGAAGGAAATGCTGCCGAATTTGAAAGAATTTCTTGAAGATATTGTTCTTGGAGGAGGGAAGCAAGCATGGAGAAAGCTATTCGACAAATTCGAATCGTATCTTAACAAGCATTTCGGCCCAGATTGGAAATTAAAGGACCGATATTTTTCTGAATTCATTGAATCTCTTAGTAAAAACCAGTAAGTAATCCGAGTAAACCCCGGCTTTGCCGGGGAGACACACAAAGTTTGACAATTCCGAAAATATACGAAAGCCTCCCCGATTCTGAACCGCTCAAAGATCACTTTCAAAAAGGCTCTCGATGAACAATGTTCAAATCTTAAACCATACGGCATGGGATTGCAAGTATCACCTGGTTTGAATTCTGAAGTACCAAAAAAAATCTTTACGGGGAGTTGTGGGAACATTTGGGAGATGTGCTGCGTGAATTGGCATTGCACAAGGAGAGCAAAATCCACGGAGGATATCTGCGAGGCGACCATGTTCACATGCTAATATCCATTTAACCAAAATATGCTGTCTCCTAAATCGTCGGTTATCTGATTAGGAGAGAAAAACATGAGCAGCACTCTTTTAAGTCAATAACATTGATTTTTTATTCATCATTAGACCGTTTTTCAAAATTAATCTTATATGTTTTTATCTTTCTATAAAGCCCAGTCCGGTGAATTCCAATCATATCTGCTGCTTTAGACACGCTGTAGTCTGTCTTTATCAAAAGTTCTTCAATAGCTCTACGCTCTGCTTCTCGACACACGTTCCGAAGAAAATTTTTGTCAATAGGAACTTTGCTAAAATTACTTTGCTGAAACTCGGGAAGATCATTCGCCTTGATAACATCGGATTCCTTAACAGATATGGCGGCAAGCTCTATAATATTTTTCAGTTCACGTACGTTTCCCGGCCAATCGTAGGCCATAAGTTTATTCACCGCACACCTGCTTATCGCTCGTTTTTTCACACACTGTTTCTCTGATATTTTGTTAAGAAAATAGTCTACATACATAGGAATATCTTCCTTTCTTTCCCGTAACGGAGCTATAAAAATTTTTATAACGTTTAAACGATAATAAAGGTCCTCTCGCATTTTGCCCTCATCAACCATGCTGTTTATATCTCTGTTTGTAGCTGCGATTAGCCTAAAATCAATGTTTTTCGATTCTTTTCCACCAACACGCTCCACCTCTTTCTCTTGGATCACCCGCAATAGCTTGGACTGCATTTCCAAAGGCATCTCGCATATCTCGTCAAGAAATATGGTCCCGTTATGAGCCAACTCAAATTTTCCAAGTTTTCCGTCCCTCAGCGCACCTGTAAACGCCCCCGGTTCGTAACCAAATAATTCCGCCTCGAATAAGTCTTTTGGAATAGCAGCACAATTCACCCGAACAAAATTCTCATTCAGTCTGGCGCTTTTGTGGTGGATACTGTGTGCAAAAAGCTCCTTGCCCGTTCCGCTTTCCCCCACAATTAAAACAGGCAATGATGTATTCGCGGCTTTTACAGAAAGGTTTTTTGCATCATGCAAAACTCTGCTATCTCCGATGATATCTTTAAATGTGTACTTAGAAGAAAAAGCGTTATCTAATCTTCTTTTATACTGGCCTACTTTTTCTTCAAGATCGAAAATCTTTTTTTTCAATTTTTCCAGTTCTTCCAGTTTATCGAAGAGAGCGATACCCACTGCCCCAATAATCTTTTGGTTTTCTTTGATTGCAATCTTATTAATTATTGTCAATCGCTTTGAAGATCTATAAATTTGACCAATAATTGATTCACCGGTCTGCAAAACATAATCAAAACCATGTCTACAATCTTGGGGCACTTTCTTCCCTATAACTTCTTCCTTGGTGACCCTAAATATTTCCAGATATTTCTTATTAGCGTATTCAACAATTCCTTCTTTGTTGACAACAAAGAGAGCACCCAATGCGTTTTCAAATATGTTCTGGAATTTTTCTTTTAACAAATTCATTTCTGTTGCGGACTCGAAATCCTGTAAATCCGAGCCTCTGGAATCTCTGTCTAAAGATGTCATCAGAAATTACCTCCGGAATGGACTTACCATCGATAAAGCTTGTCCGAATAGAATGATAGGGATACCATTTTCGCCGGCCGGGCGTTCGCAGGGCGTTTCCAACCTGGGATTCAAACACACCCGAACCCGCATGACTAACGGAATCGGCTCATCAAGTCATGCTGTTGCTAGGCAAAATCAGTACCGGTGGGTCTCAAGGTTGTTGTGACCTGAGCCGTCTTTAGGCGGCGGCTAATAATTCATGTTGGCCTTCAGTATTTTTGCGCGGGTTGAGCCTTACAACTTGGAACGGTTGCCAGTCGCGGGTTGGAACTGACCAGCGATTTGGACAGCGCTGGAGTGCAGCCTGGTAGAGTGCGTGCCTTTTAGCCAGGATCTGTGGCTCCCGGTCATAATGACTATCATCAGGGGTAACGAACTTGATGGATCTGTGTAGTTGCTCACTATTGTGCCAGGTGACGAAAGCGTCGACCCAGGTTTGCACCTCCTGGATTTTAGCAAAAGGTCGAGATGGATACTCGGGCCGATACTTCATGGTCCCGAAAAGGGCTTTAGAATACGGGTTGTCATCGCGGACGTTTGGCCTTGAGAAGGAAGGGACAACCCCCGGCTTTTGCAGAGTAGCCAGGATGGAGGATCCTTTCATGGGGCCGCCGTTGTGGGAGTGAAGCATCGGGCCTTCAGGGTCCACATGATGACTGGCACAAGCAGCGATAAAGAGCCTTGCACCGTGGTCCATGGACTCTTCCTCGAACACGGTGGCGGCGATAATTATGCGGCTCCACACGTCGACGATCATGTACAGAAGGAAAAACATGCCGCGCACGGCCAAACGCATATAGGAGATATCCCAAGACCATACCAGGTCTGGTCCAGTAGCCACATGCTCTTTAGGCCGGCTTGAGACAGATGCCGTTGCGCGACTTTCATGGGCGAGCATTCGGTTTTCCCGCAGTATTCTAAAAAACTTGATTCGGAGGCCACATAAACACCCGCATCAGCGAGTTTGGGAATAATCTGTTTCGGCGACAAATCGCGAAAAGGTTTGCTATTGGCAATCTCGAGCACTTCCTGGCGTTCCTTTTTACTGAGGGCTTGCGAGGGGACACTATGAGGTCCTCTGCGTTGATTCTGACCACCACCCTGAGTGCGACAACGGAGTAACCGTCAGACCAAACCACGTTGTTCGCTTCCTCACATGCAGATATGCTCTCTCTTCAAGGTGGCGCATATGCCGTCGGGAGGACAGGCCCATGGAAGAGAGGCAAAGACAAATGAGAGCAGATCGAGTTTTGTATTGGACCACCTGATCAGGGCGCAGGCTGCCAGTGGCTTGAGCATCAAGGCATTCCGCGCCGAGCAGAAGCTCAGTCTCCACCAGTTCTATAAATGGAACCAACGTCTTCGAAAGGAAGCCCGCAGCCAGCTTCCTGCCAGCGGATTCATTGAGCTGGTTCCTTCAGCCAATGAGCCCGCAAGTCCCATCCGCATCCGCATAACGGACCAGATCTGGATTGAAGTGAGCGAGGGATTCCATCCCCCGACGCTCCTTTCCGTGATCCAGACCGTTTGCAGAGCGGAGAACCTTCCGTGCTTGCCCCTGAGCGCCATTACCCACATCTATCTCTACCGTTCACCCTGCGATATGCGCCGGTCCTTCGACGGGCTTTGCGGCCTCATCCGCTCAGAACTTCGGGCCGATCCGCTTTCCGGTTCCCTTTTTGTCTTCTGCAACCGCCGCCGCAACATGGTCAAGATCCTGTACTTCGAGGGAGAGGGCCTGGCCATCTGGATGAAGAGCCTTGAACAGGGCTTCTTCCGGCCTCCGGATGCGTGCGCCGCCAACGGGCGGATCGACCGCCGGCAACTGATGCTTCTGCTGGAGGGCGTGGTGCCGAAAAAAGTCAACAAACGTTATATTACACAAAGATAATTATCTGAAAATGCGTTTTTTTATTTTAAATATCGCTGCATGGTATCGAGCCTCCACGAAGCCATCGCGCTCATCCAAGAAAAGGACCTCCAGATCCAGAAACTGACCAAACAGCTCCGTTCTAGGGATCTGTCCCTGCGCACGCTCCAGAACCAGGTCGAACAGCTTCTGCGCCGGGTCTATGGGCGCCGCTCGGAGAAGATGCACCCCGATCAGCTGATGTTCGGCTCCCTGCTGATGGAGACCGCTGGACAGCCCGCGACCATCGAACCTCTGGCTGAGGTTCCCCCGAGCACCGCACCGCGCAAGCCGAAGGCCTCCAAGCACAACCACCCGGGCCGCCTGCCCATCCCCGAGCACCTCAAAAGGGTCGAGATCGTTCTGGATATCCCTGAAGAAGAGAAGTGCTGCCCGCAAACGGGCAAGCCCCTCAAGGAGATCGGCTGCGAGGTCTCGCAGAAACTGGAGTACCGGCCCAGTCCTTGATGAATGCTTCGAAGGCTTCCTTCGAGCGGTTGGAATGGATCATGAAGAAAGCCACTGCCGGCCCCGCCATGACCCACAGCCATTGCAGGAGAACGTTGAGGCGGTGGCTGGTCTCGTCGATGTGGTTGACGGGGGCCTGTCCGGCTGCCTGGCCGATCATTTCGTAGTGGGGTTAGATCGCGGCACAAGCCCGATCGATGATCTTCTGGACGGCGCTCAGGCTGATACGGAATCGAAGCACCGAAGCGCAGAAGATTTGAATCGTTGATCGGCTGTCAGCCTCCGGTACCTGACATCTCGGCGATCATGGCTGAAAGCCTGGAACCGCAGCCTCTCCGATGTTCTTCGGGGACGGTGGCCTTTTACATCTTGCCGCAGACCGGGCATCTGCCTCGGTCTAGCTCGAAGTGGATAACCTCGAGTTCAATCGGCGGCAGTTCGATTACTTGGTGCGTATAATTCGGCTCCGTTTCGGGGAACTCGCGGTTGCCGCAGGTGCAGATTTCCGGAGGGATGACTCGGGTTTCCTTCGGCGCGAGCATCTCCTGCCGGTGCCCCGGATGGCTCAGTTTCCGTCGATCGGTGCCTTTATTTTTCTTCCCGGATTTTTTCTTTTTGAAGGGGGATTCCGAGGACGGCGGCTGATTCGAGTTGGAGGAATCCTTATTCAGACGCGCTTCGAGTTGTTCGATCCGTTTTCTGAGCTCGCGGTTTTCCTCCACAAGAGCGAGGATGATCTGGATGAGCACGGAGCGCGGCACATCCTGCAGCCCCTCTTCGGTTAAGGCGATTCCTTCGGGAAAAAGAGGCGTTTCAGCCATGGAGCGCCTCCCGGAAACGCTTGCCAAGCGGGTAGAGGTAGACCGCCTTGACCGGTTCCATGCAGCGGTTATAGCGGTCGTAGCCTCCACGCCCCTTGGTCAGTCCTGTATAGAGCCAGTTGGCTGCCCGGTAGCAGGTGCCCTGGAACCGGGTGATGTCAACGAAGGTTTCGAGCAGAGCAACGGGATGGCGGTAAAACGCCTGCCAGTCCGCGGGGAGCATCCGGATGTTGGCGCTCAGGAGCTTCGAGGCCAAGTGCTCCACCGAAACCCAGTTCAGAATCAGGAACCGGACGTTATTGACGATCTTGTAGAGGTTCGCTTCCCTGGTACGGGGCTGCCAACCGATGAACCGGTCGCGGCACTCCACCTTCCAGGCCGCTGAGCCCCAGCCGAGGCAAGCCACCAGGTGTCCATCCAGGCAGGCCTGGTACTTCAAGTATGCACCGACGATTCGGGGGCGCCCCAGGTAATGGTACTTGTCGACCAGGTGATCCCACAGGCCTTCATCCGGGGTGCGCCCGACCATCTCGATTTTCAAAGAGCCAAACTCGGAGACCGTTCAGTGAATCTCCGAGGCATCGTAGCTATAGCTGCGTCGAACAGCCTTACGGGGCTTCCAATGATTCGTTGTGGACAAAGGCGGAGGGAGGTTCACGAGCTTTTTTCCTTCGAGCTTGAGCAGCAGCGCACGGCAGGCCATCCTTTTGAGTTGCCCGTTCGGCTGCCGCCAGTCCCAGTGCTCACACAGCACTAAAGAAATGGCGGTTCGACCGCCTACCCAATGCCGGGAGATGGTATCGCGGAAAAACGAGAGATCTTCCTCTCTGATCTGGTGTCCACGAATTTGATACAGGGTCTCTGCAAAGGTGCTGTTCCCTCCTGGGAAAGCACCCTAGCAAAATTGAGCCGCGGACGACAGGGGAAAATGCACCCCTATGAACGGATACCAATAAAAGAGAGGCGCTATGCTGAGAAATTACTGCTTCCAAATCTATTTGCATAGATTTTAGGAACTCTCCGAGGAACCCTCCTAATTTCGCCAGCAGTTTTCCCAATAGGAAGTGCACCTGCTATAATAAATTTGGCTGGGATATTTAAAATATCTCGCAAAGAATCGGGCCTGAAAAAGGTGAACCAAAGCGCTCCAAGGCCCTTTTCAGCACAAGCGAGCAATATATTCTGAATGCATGCAGAGGCAGCTTGTATTGCCCCGAACTCTTGGCCAAAAAAACTCCCTAATCCGCCGCGTTCTGGATTCACAATAACAACAACAATTACCGCTGCATCTTCAAGAAAACCTGTCTCATATTTTCCGGCCCATGCAGGACCGCCTTTCCTGATGACCTCTGCTTTAGCCTCTTCAGCTATTTCACGGATGCGGCTTTTAATTGCGAAATCATCGATGATAATAAATTCCCAAGGTTGAAGGTTAAGCGGGCTTGGCGCCCATCGA from Desulfatiglans anilini DSM 4660 includes these protein-coding regions:
- a CDS encoding response regulator gives rise to the protein MDSDILKGKLILVVDDEQDVVDTVTEILSDCIVHQASDFDSGIQYILSYTYDVVVLDIMGVNGFELLKAAVKRGFPTVMLTAHAITPEALKKSMKLGAVTFLPKEMLPNLKEFLEDIVLGGGKQAWRKLFDKFESYLNKHFGPDWKLKDRYFSEFIESLSKNQ
- a CDS encoding sigma-54 interaction domain-containing protein, which produces MTSLDRDSRGSDLQDFESATEMNLLKEKFQNIFENALGALFVVNKEGIVEYANKKYLEIFRVTKEEVIGKKVPQDCRHGFDYVLQTGESIIGQIYRSSKRLTIINKIAIKENQKIIGAVGIALFDKLEELEKLKKKIFDLEEKVGQYKRRLDNAFSSKYTFKDIIGDSRVLHDAKNLSVKAANTSLPVLIVGESGTGKELFAHSIHHKSARLNENFVRVNCAAIPKDLFEAELFGYEPGAFTGALRDGKLGKFELAHNGTIFLDEICEMPLEMQSKLLRVIQEKEVERVGGKESKNIDFRLIAATNRDINSMVDEGKMREDLYYRLNVIKIFIAPLRERKEDIPMYVDYFLNKISEKQCVKKRAISRCAVNKLMAYDWPGNVRELKNIIELAAISVKESDVIKANDLPEFQQSNFSKVPIDKNFLRNVCREAERRAIEELLIKTDYSVSKAADMIGIHRTGLYRKIKTYKINFEKRSNDE
- a CDS encoding DDE-type integrase/transposase/recombinase, with the translated sequence MLAHESRATASVSSRPKEHVATGPDLVWSWDISYMRLAVRGMFFLLYMIVDVWSRIIIAATVFEEESMDHGARLFIAACASHHVDPEGPMLHSHNGGPMKGSSILATLQKPGVVPSFSRPNVRDDNPYSKALFGTMKYRPEYPSRPFAKIQEVQTWVDAFVTWHNSEQLHRSIKFVTPDDSHYDREPQILAKRHALYQAALQRCPNRWSVPTRDWQPFQVVRLNPRKNTEGQHELLAAA
- the tnpB gene encoding IS66 family insertion sequence element accessory protein TnpB (TnpB, as the term is used for proteins encoded by IS66 family insertion elements, is considered an accessory protein, since TnpC, encoded by a neighboring gene, is a DDE family transposase.); its protein translation is MDHLIRAQAASGLSIKAFRAEQKLSLHQFYKWNQRLRKEARSQLPASGFIELVPSANEPASPIRIRITDQIWIEVSEGFHPPTLLSVIQTVCRAENLPCLPLSAITHIYLYRSPCDMRRSFDGLCGLIRSELRADPLSGSLFVFCNRRRNMVKILYFEGEGLAIWMKSLEQGFFRPPDACAANGRIDRRQLMLLLEGVVPKKVNKRYITQR
- a CDS encoding IS66 family transposase, which gives rise to MIGQAAGQAPVNHIDETSHRLNVLLQWLWVMAGPAVAFFMIHSNRSKEAFEAFIKDWAGTPVSARPRSRSP
- a CDS encoding DUF6444 domain-containing protein; translation: MAETPLFPEGIALTEEGLQDVPRSVLIQIILALVEENRELRKRIEQLEARLNKDSSNSNQPPSSESPFKKKKSGKKNKGTDRRKLSHPGHRQEMLAPKETRVIPPEICTCGNREFPETEPNYTHQVIELPPIELEVIHFELDRGRCPVCGKM
- a CDS encoding nitroreductase family protein, with protein sequence MEFHELVQMRRSSRAFINCSLSFSLINEILDCGRWAPSPLNLQPWEFIIIDDFAIKSRIREIAEEAKAEVIRKGGPAWAGKYETGFLEDAAVIVVVIVNPERGGLGSFFGQEFGAIQAASACIQNILLACAEKGLGALWFTFFRPDSLRDILNIPAKFIIAGALPIGKTAGEIRRVPRRVPKIYANRFGSSNFSA